AATTTCTTCAGTCAGATTcatcctatatatatagctaatttGAATTAAGTCGTGATCAAGGTCGACATAGATGTGGAAAGTTTtgagtatttcaaatttttttcatggCGCATAGTTAGGGTGAAACTTGAGATTTCAAGTGAGCAGTAAGCTGCAAACTGTTTCAAACAGAATTGCAAACCGGTAGgtttggatattaagaagagttgtaaatagtaataaaaagtaagttaaaaatagtaataaaataataaaaataataataaaatatgtgaaaagtaataataaaataataaaaaatatgtaaaaagtaataaatagtaataaaaataaataaaaaaataataaataataataagaagtgTACTTCAATAGtgtagtaataataatattgaataatagtaataaaaatatattaaaataataataaaataataaacagcAGCGTAGAAAGTAAAGTGGTCAACACCCCAACACTTAAACCTCTGCATGGGACCAGTGTTTACCCTGCTTTGCCGGATTCCACGTGACGGTGGATTGTTATGTTTTGTCAGAGGTGACGTTGAATTTACAGTTTTCATTCGAACGTAAATTGATGCTCTGGTTGAAATTAACTCGAAAATTACTTCCTTTGTTTTCGGTCGAGCTAATGTAGGTTTGCACCTTTCATAATTCGAATACCTTAAGCATGCTGCAACCGACATAATTCCAATGAAcgccttttttttgttttcctatgCAGGATTATTACCAAATGGGAACTTCGAGTATGGCCCAAAACCCGCTGACATGAAGGGAACGGTGGTGAAGGGGCGGCATGCCATACCAGAGTGGGAAGTTTCAGGGTTTGTGGAGTACATAAAATCGGGCCAAAAGCAAGGGGACATGATGCTGGTGGTGCCAGAGGGAGCCTTTGCGGTGAGGCTTGGGAACGAGGCGTCGATCAAGCAAAGCATGAAAGTGATCAAGGGAATGTATTATTCGCTCACGTTCAGCGCCGCCCGCACCTGCGCTCAAGAGGAGCGGCTAAACGTGTCGGTGGCACCAGATTGGGGCGTGCTGCCAATGCAAACACTGTATAGCAGTAATGGGTGGGACTCGTATGCGTGGGCGTTCCAAGCCGAGAGCGATGTTGCGGCCATCGTGCTTCATAATCCAGGAGTGGAGGAGGATCCTGCATGTGGCCCTCTTATTGATTCAATTGCAATTAAAGCCTTATACCCTCCTAGACTAACCAACAGTGAGTTCTTTCTAGCATTGACATGATGATCATATTTCGCGCCCACATCCACTCACATGAATGCACGGCTACCCTGACTTTGATATTTCCTTCTACGGGATCTTGCATAAAAATCCATGTGCCTCTGTTTTGGGCTTTATGGACATCCATGATTAAGGTCCCATAGCAGCTATAGCCCAAAGGACCACTTTTTTTCAGTCGCTCGCTTTACCCGCTGGAAGTAGGTAGCAGGTGCCCCTCGTATATATCTGTTTGCAACTTTTGGCACAAGATAGTACTAGAATCCGGCATTTGGGCTCAATTAATGGTTTAGgcactttatatatatgaatacgGCGAATTCAGACGTTCGTGGCCATCACTGTCCAAGTAGTGGCAGCTTGCAGCAACTTGGAACATGTCAGAACATCGAGTTAATGAGAGTCTGCAAATCTACCTAACATTAATTTACAGCTTGCCCCAACTGGCTGTCCTATTAGATAGACATTCCTATACAACATATTAGATCTGTAGCATGTCATAATTTATTCTCGTCCCCTAAACTTTTTATGCCATAAACACAGATTTGGTTCAAATGTCAGTCACTTTTATTTTCGGTCATTTAAATATTGAATATCAAAACTTTCACATGGTTCTCTTCAAATTATGATGTTATATTAATCTTTTGATAGCCGACAAGCTTATTTATTTGGACTTTGTGATTGCGTAGAAAACTTACTGAAGAATCCGGATTTCGAAGAAGGACCGTATATATTCCCCAACACGTCCTGGGGAGTCCTCATCCCACCAAACATCGAGGATGACCACTCTCCACTGCCAGGTTGGATGGTGGAGTCACTCAAAGCCGTCAAATACATAGACTCGGACCATTTCTCGGTACCGCAAGGCAAACGAGCCGTAGAACTTGTCGCTGGAAAAGAAAGCGCCATCGCACAAGTGGCCAGGACCATCCCCGGAAAGACCTACGTTCTCTCTTTTGCCGTGGGCGACGCCAGCAACTCCTGTGAAGGGTCCATGATCGTCGAGGCATTTGCCGGCAAGGACACAGTAAAAGTTCCTTACGAATCCAAGGGCAAAGGTGGATACAAGCGTGCTGTACTCAAGTTTGTGGCTACTTCTCCACGAACTCGTATAATGTTCCTCAGCACATTTTACACCATGAGAAGTGATGACTTTTCTTCACTGTGCGGCCCTGTTCTGGATGATGTGAAGCTGTTGAGTGTTCGTAATCCAAGGCGTATGTGATCAGGCCAATGTTAACGTATATTTGGGATCTTTGTGGTCGATACTATGAGTAATTTTGTTTGTAAGGAAGCATTATGGGGTTTTTTAGAGTATAAttcgaaaataaaaatatatatatacatgatttgTAAGGATAGAATATATTGGGCATCATGTACTTTAGCAGAATAAATGAGTAAAATGGATATTACATATTCATGATATGTCTTGAAGGTACAAGAAAAAATGTGGTGCCcctttctttttaatttgtttttccaactaatgaataattttatttactcGCTAAACTAAATCTGAACCGGTGCCATACCTCAAAAtcattgaaaatttatatatttattgaacaTTTAATAGGACGTGTTTTAATGTAGGGCTTTCATTGAGGCACCATACCTCAAAATCATTGGAAATTTGGAATCTTATGTTATTCATGGATTGATCTTCCCACAAcctgtaaaatatataaataggaGCAATAGtgctttttattatataaatcacgttggaattttattattaattttaagtgactttaaattaattataaaaaatcacTTAAAAGAAGATATTTTGATTAGAAGTGTtccaaatataaagaaattttacaaagcttttttgcaaaaatacatttaaaaattgatatgtTGACATAGTTTCATTTGATATCTTATAtgtgttttataataaaaataattttataatttgacgtatCACGTTAAATCACGTTagcttgtaaatttatttttataaatcctcttaataactaaaatattttttttattgatttagaTCCCGTTTGGATTTGGaaagtattttatctcatcattagaaattttctaaatttttatacaaaatataataaacgatttaattttttcaaattctaaaataataatgatattaaaaaataatattataatattattttattcaacttttatttttcatttaaaactatctcatcttatctctaaACCTAAACTAGtccttaaacaaaaataaataatttgaatttagaaataagataaaatgagatgaaatgattttagttaaaagatgaaaattgaataaaatattattaaaatattatttttttaatattattattgttttaagatttaaaaaaattaaattgaaatttaaaaaaattaaattatttattatattttatataaaaatttaaaaaatataataataaaataaatttagatactATTCGAATCCAAACGGTCAAGCTAGACGAAAGAGTGGAGAGAGAAGGTGGATGCACAGGCCCAGCTTTTCAGCCCACAGGATTAGACTAACGAGTCGAGAGAGAACAACCTCAATTGGTCGGCCACACGTAGACTTCATTACTCCAGGACTAAAATCGGACGGCCCAGACAACTGCGTCAGCCTGAAGCTAACCTGGAAAGCAAGCGTTAGGGCCTCTCCTCCAGCTCCTCCCTCCGTAATATAAAACCCTCAAAAATCCCAAATGCTCGttcctctctcgctctctctctctctctctgtggaatTTGCTCTCCGCGCTACAGACAGGGACTTACATCTGAAAGACGAACAAATGGTATAGCTCTACTCTCGTATTTCCTCCCAGAATATTCCTTTCTTTTGTTTGATCTTCGACTTCATGCCATGTTTCGGCCGTTTTCCATTTCTTATTCTGATTTTGCGTGGCATTTGATCTGTTGCTTTCGTCTTTCAGGCTTTGCCGAATCAACAGACCGTAGATTATCCGAGCTTTAAGCTTGTGATTGTTGGCGATGGTGGAACcggtaatttttttctttaatagagTATTTTTCCTTCAAGATCTGTGTGGTTCACTGGTTGTAGGGAAAATTTGGGACAGGAAAATAAAGATATCTAATACAACTAATCCGTGCTGGTCTTGGTTACAAGGCCTCCTTATTTATAGGGTTTCAATTGAAACTACTCGTAAGAAAAAATCTTTAGGGTGAAactaagaaaaagaagagaacttTTCGCAATCTTGATGATTTTCTTATCAAACTAATAACCATTCCTCGTTCTTTTAGGAGTGAGTGGTATTCTTTGCCATTTCCATTTTTGTCAGTTGGATTTCCGTGTGATATATTAATTGCCTTGAATTTTGTGACTATTTCCGAACTCACTGAGTTGTTAAAGcatttgtattttattactCTCGATTTTGCTTATTAAATTCCTAATGtttaaataatcaaaaataaTGCAGGAAAAACAACGTTTGTGAAAAGGCATCTTACTGGGGAGTTTGAGAAGAAATATGAACGTGAGTTTCATGAATTCGTTTTCATATTTTGGTCCGTTTACTTTGTATTTTGGAAGTATCAAAACCTTGCTGTAAGTGCAAAGTTAAGTATCAAAACCTTGTTGTTTTGTGGGGGCTGATCTTTCATTTGGTGGACAGCGACCATTGGTGTGGAAGTCCATCCATTGGACTTTTTCACCAACTGCGGGAAAATTCGTTTCTACTGCTGGGATACGGCCGGGCAAGAGAAGTTTGGCGGCCTTAGAGATGGTTATTAGTGAGTATTCTGTATAATGAGTTTTGGACAAGATTCTTTATATCCAACTTTCTATTTTGCATAGGTGAGATGTATCTGTTGGGTACCATTGTCGTCTTTAAATCATTTAATGCTTGTAGGCAATAGCTATACTTGTGATTCCTATAAAATAGCCGTTTCATATAAAACACTTGTTTCATAAGAATAGTTGTTTGAACTTTCTTGTGTTCTTGAGATCTACATAATGCcaagttgttttgttttataattcaaGAAATAGTAACTTCCATTGTGGTTTTAGGCATGATTTACGAGTTAAGGATAAtaattctgttttttctttttttgaaagtaAGAAGTTTATTGAAATACGTAATTAGGCCTAAGGATAATAATCTTGTTTTTATGCACTTGGATATGGTTTGCAATTTCAACCTACTTGGTGGTTGCGTCTTCTCTGATTACATTCTTCAGTGATTCCAATGTTTTCTCCGTGATATTAATCTGAACTTATCTGAATGTTTGTACGACACTTGGTGTTGTTTATCTAAGCTATGTGAAcaacattatatatacatacatatgtatatataatatattggagtaAAAATTTTCGGCTTTAGTATCaattttcttgataattttCTGCTGTCAGGACT
This genomic window from Carya illinoinensis cultivar Pawnee chromosome 7, C.illinoinensisPawnee_v1, whole genome shotgun sequence contains:
- the LOC122315634 gene encoding uncharacterized protein LOC122315634, encoding MAHTPLAQCVLHQYLNRRLSPKIAQSSFTMRGIAFLSVLLCATFHIALSLTDGLLPNGNFEYGPKPADMKGTVVKGRHAIPEWEVSGFVEYIKSGQKQGDMMLVVPEGAFAVRLGNEASIKQSMKVIKGMYYSLTFSAARTCAQEERLNVSVAPDWGVLPMQTLYSSNGWDSYAWAFQAESDVAAIVLHNPGVEEDPACGPLIDSIAIKALYPPRLTNKNLLKNPDFEEGPYIFPNTSWGVLIPPNIEDDHSPLPGWMVESLKAVKYIDSDHFSVPQGKRAVELVAGKESAIAQVARTIPGKTYVLSFAVGDASNSCEGSMIVEAFAGKDTVKVPYESKGKGGYKRAVLKFVATSPRTRIMFLSTFYTMRSDDFSSLCGPVLDDVKLLSVRNPRRM